From one Triticum aestivum cultivar Chinese Spring chromosome 4B, IWGSC CS RefSeq v2.1, whole genome shotgun sequence genomic stretch:
- the LOC123094888 gene encoding ocs element-binding factor 1: MEMIPPAAASSAPSRRGGAVTEEERQRKRKTSNRLSAQRSRMKRQQREDNLAARAAQLETDNEAMRVTTGLVQQQCSLVEQQNRVLSADARYLYSLLQQRNSQLRQLGELAGVPMDVQEIPVHLTQLYGGLQTPPAPPLSFPPEIQMMFQPDQLDDIMDDAGSLPWL; this comes from the coding sequence ATGGAGATGATTCCGCCTGCTGCGGCGTCGTCGGCGCCATCACGCCGTGGTGGCGCGGTCACCGAGGAAGAGCGGCAGCGCAAACGCAAGACCTCCAACCGCCTCTCGGCGCAGAGATCTCGCATGAAAAGGCAGCAGCGCGAGGACAATCTGGCCGCGCGCGCGGCCCAGCTCGAGACCGACAACGAGGCCATGCGTGTCACCACCGGCCTCGTGCAGCAGCAATGCAGCCTGGTCGAGCAGCAGAATCGTGTGCTCTCGGCGGACGCTCGTTACCTGTACAGCCTTCTCCAGCAGCGGAACTCCCAGCTCCGCCAGCTCGGGGAGCTCGCCGGCGTTCCGATGGACGTGCAGGAAATCCCCGTCCACCTCACACAGCTGTACGGCGGCCTGCAGACGCCACCAGCGCCGCCCCTGTCCTTCCCGCCGGAGATTCAGATGATGTTCCAGCCGGACCAGCTCGATGATATCATGGACGATGCAGGAAGTCTCCCGTGGCTCTGA